Proteins from a single region of Amblyomma americanum isolate KBUSLIRL-KWMA chromosome 10, ASM5285725v1, whole genome shotgun sequence:
- the Rab10 gene encoding RAS oncogene family member Rab10, whose amino-acid sequence MAKKTYDLLFKLLLIGDSGVGKTCILFRFSDDAFHTTFISTIGIDFKIKTIELKGKKIKLQIWDTAGQERFHTITTSYYRGAMGIMLVYDITNTKSFDNIAKWLRYIDEHANEDVEKMILGNKCDMEDKRLISRERGEAVAIDHNIRFMETSAKTNVNIERAFTELAEAILNKQMAGKDQAENQDRLRVLPPEKKVMNCC is encoded by the exons ATGGCCAAGAAAACCTACGACCTCCTCTTCAAACTGCTCCTCATCGGCGACTCGGGAGTCGGCAAGACGTGCATTCTGTTTAGGTTCTCGGACGACGCATTTCACACTACATTTATCTCGACCATAG GGATCGACTTCAAGATCAAAACCATCGAACTAAAGGGCAAGAAAATCAAGCTCCAGATATG GGACACGGCGGGCCAGGAGCGGTTCCACACCATCACCACCTCTTACTACCGGGGTGCGATGGGCATCATGCTGGTGTACGACATCACCAACACCAAGAGCTTCGACAACATCGCCAAGTGGCTGCGGTACATCGACGAGCACGCCAACGAGGACGTCGAAAAGATGATCCTGGGCAACAAGTGCGACATGGAGGACAAGCGGCTCATCTCGCGCGAGCGGGGAGAGGCG gTTGCGATAGACCACAATATTCGTTTCATGGAGACGAGTGCGAAGACGAACGTCAACATTGAGCGGGCCTTCACAGAGCTTGCTGAAGCCATCTTAAATAAG caaATGGCAGGCAAGGACCAGGCTGAGAACCAAGACAGACTTAGGGTGCTTCCTCCTGAAAAGAAAGTGATGAATTGTTGCTAG